One window from the genome of Eucalyptus grandis isolate ANBG69807.140 chromosome 7, ASM1654582v1, whole genome shotgun sequence encodes:
- the LOC104414617 gene encoding ADP-ribosylation factor 2-B isoform X2, which produces MGVAIAKLAKRFMKKSALRIVMVGLDASGKTTILYKLKLGDVVATTPTIGFNVETVEYSDITFNVWDVGGQDKIRPLWRHYMQNAQGLIFVVDSTDAARIGEARNELHRILSEELDKAAILVLANKQDLEGAMNASEVADKLGLHSLGQRHWYIQSTSAISGQGLYEGLVWLKNDVLGKAM; this is translated from the exons ATGGGGGTTGCGATAGCTAAACTTGCAAAGAGGTTTATGAAGAAGAGTGCGCTGAGGATAGTAATGGTGGGTCTTGATGCTTCGGGCAAGACGACCATCCTATACAAGCTGAAGTTAGGCGACGTCGTCGCGACGACGCCAACCATCG GTTTCAACGTAGAGACAGTAGAGTACAGCGATATCACTTTTAATGTTTGGGATGTTGGAGGACAGGACAAG ATCCGGCCTCTGTGGAGACACTACATGCAGAACGCACAAGGACTCATCTTTGTGGTGGACAGCACCGACGCAGCGAGGATCGGCGAAGCTCGCAACGAGTTGCATCGGATCTTAAGTGAG GAATTAGATAAGGCAGCTATTCTTGTATTAGCCAACAAGCAAGACCTGGAGGGTGCTATGAACGCCTCCGAAGTCGCTGACAAACTCGGCCTACATTCACTTGGTCAGCGTCACTG GTATATTCAAAGCACTTCTGCAATTTCTGGACAGGGACTCTATGAAGGCCTCGTTTGGCTGAAAAACGATGTCCTTGGCAAGGCCATGTAG
- the LOC104414618 gene encoding stress enhanced protein 1, chloroplastic isoform X2, with translation MAAAQVSASLSVSVRDFCAVGSPGTRVVVPRVRLPGRAASGATFATGSPLVKRFSSIRKSARKAAAVSIRCEQNTKEGNSLDVWLGRLAMVGFAAAISVEIGTGKGLLENFGLSSPLPTVALAVTALVGVLTAVFIFQSSSSK, from the exons atGGCCGCAGCTCAGGTCTCTGCTTCTCTCTCGGTCTCTGTCCGCG ATTTCTGCGCGGTCGGCTCGCCGGGAACGAGGGTTGTTGTTCCTCGGGTTCGACTCCCGGGTCGCGCCGCGAGCGGCGCCACCTTCGCTACCGGTTCTCCCCTCG TAAAAAGATTTTCCTCTATTAGAAAATCTGCAAGAAAGGCAGCAGCGGTATCCATTAGATGTGAGCAGAATACTAAGGAAGGGAACAGTTTAGATGTATGGCTGGGCCGTCTTGCAATGGTTGGATTTGCCGCAGCAATCAGTGTTGAAATAGGAACAGGCAAGGGACTTTTAGAG AACTTTGGGCTGTCATCCCCTTTGCCGACAGTTGCTTTGGCTGTTACAGCATTAGTGGGAGTCCTGACAGCAGTCTTTATCTTCCAGTCCTCCTCTAGCAAGTGA
- the LOC104453149 gene encoding putative ribosome biogenesis protein slx9-like: MGKPGSRSDLASKADRKFEKKVQFYAKVRDNAVSLSAKSAIGKKKKLRSRQKKLKAYDLSALSEFLPEAETKQLRPPTEFKLSCRSRGKLILKEGKQLSTVLSHPAFHSNPLAAIQQHLESTQPVMDEKPKKKSKTGGKKRKSKKVKAASASQSMEI, from the exons ATGGGCAAGCCCGGCTCTCG GTCGGATTTAGCGTCGAAAGCCGACCGCAAGTTCGAGAAGAAGGTCCAGTTTTACGCCA AGGTTAGAGATAACGCCGTGTCCTTGAGTGCTAAAAGTGCTATTGGCAAG aagaagaaattgagaagtCGGCAGAAAAAGTTGAAAGCTTATGACCTCTCTGCTCTCTCCGAGTTCCTTCCTGAGGCAGAGACCAAGCAATTACGTCCACCCACTGAGTTCAAGTTGAGTTGCAGATCTAGGGGGAAGTTAAT ATTGAAGGAAGGGAAGCAGTTGAGTACAGTCCTTAGCCATCCGGCTTTCCATTCAAATCCGCTGGCTGCCATTCAACAGCACTTAGAGAGCACACAACCTGTCATGGATGAGAAACccaagaagaagagcaaaactggaggaaagaagaggaaaagcaaGAAAGTAAAGGCCGCTTCTGCCAGTCAGTCAATGGAGATTTAA
- the LOC104414617 gene encoding ADP-ribosylation factor 2-B isoform X1, translating to MGVAIAKLAKRFMKKSALRIVMVGLDASGKTTILYKLKLGDVVATTPTIGFNVETVEYSDITFNVWDVGGQDKIRPLWRHYMQNAQGLIFVVDSTDAARIGEARNELHRILSEKELDKAAILVLANKQDLEGAMNASEVADKLGLHSLGQRHWYIQSTSAISGQGLYEGLVWLKNDVLGKAM from the exons ATGGGGGTTGCGATAGCTAAACTTGCAAAGAGGTTTATGAAGAAGAGTGCGCTGAGGATAGTAATGGTGGGTCTTGATGCTTCGGGCAAGACGACCATCCTATACAAGCTGAAGTTAGGCGACGTCGTCGCGACGACGCCAACCATCG GTTTCAACGTAGAGACAGTAGAGTACAGCGATATCACTTTTAATGTTTGGGATGTTGGAGGACAGGACAAG ATCCGGCCTCTGTGGAGACACTACATGCAGAACGCACAAGGACTCATCTTTGTGGTGGACAGCACCGACGCAGCGAGGATCGGCGAAGCTCGCAACGAGTTGCATCGGATCTTAAGTGAG AAGGAATTAGATAAGGCAGCTATTCTTGTATTAGCCAACAAGCAAGACCTGGAGGGTGCTATGAACGCCTCCGAAGTCGCTGACAAACTCGGCCTACATTCACTTGGTCAGCGTCACTG GTATATTCAAAGCACTTCTGCAATTTCTGGACAGGGACTCTATGAAGGCCTCGTTTGGCTGAAAAACGATGTCCTTGGCAAGGCCATGTAG
- the LOC104414616 gene encoding ribosomal RNA small subunit methyltransferase: MAGGKLRKDKPRAGGKAASSAAAPYQGGISFHKSKGQHILKNPLLVDSIVQKSGIKTTDVVLEIGPGTGNLTKKLLDAGKSVVAVELDPRMVLELQRRFQGTPYSHRLKVIQGDVLKTELPYFDICVANIPYQISSPLTFKLLNHQPPFRCAVIMFQREFAMRLVAQPGDNLYCRLSANTQLRARVSHLLKVGRNNFRPPPKVDSSVVRIEPRKPAPDANLVREFDGLMRICFNRKNKTLGSIFRQKTMLSVMEKNYKTLQALHQSQSNLSGDSKVGMDGLDFGDNGDDLGMEVDDGGDDEMELEDGDAGEVSEFKEKVLNVLKEGDFEEKRSSKLTQQEFLYLLSLFNKAGIHFS; the protein is encoded by the exons ATGGCTGGGGGCAAGCTGAGGAAGGACAAGCCCAGGGCCGGCGGCAAGGCGGCCTCCTCCGCCGCGGCGCCGTACCAGGGGGGCATCTCCTTCCACAAGTCGAAGGGCCAGCACATCCTGAAGAACCCGCTCCTGGTCGACTCCATCGTCCAGAAGTCCGGCATCAAGACCACCGACGTCGTCCTCGAGATCGGCCCCGGTACCGGTAACCTCACCAAGAAGCTCCTCGACGCCGGCAAGTCCGTCGTCGCCGTCGAGCTCGACCCCCGCATGGTCCTCGAGCTCCAGCGCCGGTTCCAGGGCACGCCCTACTCGCACCGCTTGAAG GTTATCCAGGGCGATGTGTTGAAGACTGAGCTACCCTACTTTGACATATGTGTGGCCAACATTCCTTACCAGATCTCCTCTCCCCTCACGTTCAAGTTATTGAACCACCAACCACCCTTCAGGTGTGCGGTGATTATGTTTCAGAGGGAATTTGCAATGAGACTGGTGGCTCAACCTGGTGATAATCTCTACTGTCGTCTCTCTGCAAACACCCAACTGCGTGCTCGAGTCTCTCATCTCCTAAAAGTCGGAAGGAACAACTTCCGGCCGCCCCCAAAGGTGGACTCGTCTGTGGTTAGGATCGAGCCAAGAAAACCAGCTCCTGACGCAAATCTTGTGAGGGAGTTTGATGGGTTGATGCGTATATGTTTCAATCGGAAGAACAAAACACTTGGTTCCATTTTTCGGCAGAAAACAATGCTTTCTGTGATGGAGAAGAATTATAAGACTCTCCAGGCGTTACATCAATCGCAGAGTAATTTATCAGGGGATTCAAAGGTTGGAATGGATGGTTTAGATTTTGGAGATAATGGGGATGACTTGGGGATGGAGGTTGATGACGGTGGAGACGACGAGATGGAGTTGGAGGATGGCGACGCAGGGGAAGTTTCGGAATTTAAGGAGAAAGTTTTGAATGTGTTGAAGGAGGGTGATTTTGAAGAGAAGAGATCATCCAAGCTCACACAGCAGGAGTTCTTGTACTTGCTCTCCTTGTTTAACAAGGCTGGTATACATTTCTCTTGA
- the LOC104414617 gene encoding ADP-ribosylation factor 1 isoform X3, translated as MGVAIAKLAKRFMKKSALRIVMVGLDASGKTTILYKLKLGDVVATTPTIGFNVETVEYSDITFNVWDVGGQDKIRPLWRHYMQNAQGLIFVVDSTDAARIGEARNELHRILSEKELDKAAILVLANKQDLEGAMNASEVADKLGLHSLGQRHWDSMKASFG; from the exons ATGGGGGTTGCGATAGCTAAACTTGCAAAGAGGTTTATGAAGAAGAGTGCGCTGAGGATAGTAATGGTGGGTCTTGATGCTTCGGGCAAGACGACCATCCTATACAAGCTGAAGTTAGGCGACGTCGTCGCGACGACGCCAACCATCG GTTTCAACGTAGAGACAGTAGAGTACAGCGATATCACTTTTAATGTTTGGGATGTTGGAGGACAGGACAAG ATCCGGCCTCTGTGGAGACACTACATGCAGAACGCACAAGGACTCATCTTTGTGGTGGACAGCACCGACGCAGCGAGGATCGGCGAAGCTCGCAACGAGTTGCATCGGATCTTAAGTGAG AAGGAATTAGATAAGGCAGCTATTCTTGTATTAGCCAACAAGCAAGACCTGGAGGGTGCTATGAACGCCTCCGAAGTCGCTGACAAACTCGGCCTACATTCACTTGGTCAGCGTCACTG GGACTCTATGAAGGCCTCGTTTGGCTGA
- the LOC104414618 gene encoding stress enhanced protein 1, chloroplastic isoform X1, with protein MAAAQVSASLSVSVRDFCAVGSPGTRVVVPRVRLPGRAASGATFATGSPLAVKRFSSIRKSARKAAAVSIRCEQNTKEGNSLDVWLGRLAMVGFAAAISVEIGTGKGLLENFGLSSPLPTVALAVTALVGVLTAVFIFQSSSSK; from the exons atGGCCGCAGCTCAGGTCTCTGCTTCTCTCTCGGTCTCTGTCCGCG ATTTCTGCGCGGTCGGCTCGCCGGGAACGAGGGTTGTTGTTCCTCGGGTTCGACTCCCGGGTCGCGCCGCGAGCGGCGCCACCTTCGCTACCGGTTCTCCCCTCG CAGTAAAAAGATTTTCCTCTATTAGAAAATCTGCAAGAAAGGCAGCAGCGGTATCCATTAGATGTGAGCAGAATACTAAGGAAGGGAACAGTTTAGATGTATGGCTGGGCCGTCTTGCAATGGTTGGATTTGCCGCAGCAATCAGTGTTGAAATAGGAACAGGCAAGGGACTTTTAGAG AACTTTGGGCTGTCATCCCCTTTGCCGACAGTTGCTTTGGCTGTTACAGCATTAGTGGGAGTCCTGACAGCAGTCTTTATCTTCCAGTCCTCCTCTAGCAAGTGA